The following are encoded in a window of Mustela nigripes isolate SB6536 chromosome 3, MUSNIG.SB6536, whole genome shotgun sequence genomic DNA:
- the ZHX2 gene encoding zinc fingers and homeoboxes protein 2, translating into MASKRKSTTPCMVRTPQVVEQDVPEEGDRAKEKGISAPQPEAAKDNWTVEPENSSKENEVIEVKSTGENQSKKLQGGYECKYCPYSTQNLNEFTEHVDMQHPNVILNPLYVCAECNFTTKKYDSLSDHNSKFHPGETNFKLKLIKRNNQTVLEQSIEATNHVVSIAASGPTSGDGDPGISVSKTPIMKPGKPKADAKKVPKKPEEATPENHVEGTARLVTDAAEILSRLGGVELLQDTLGHVMPSVQLPPNINLVPKVPVPLNTTKYNSALDTNATMINSFNKFPYPTQAELSWLTAASKHPEEHIRIWFATQRLKHGISWSPEEVEEARKKMFNGTIQSVPPTITVLPAQLAPTKMSQPILQTALPCQILGQTSLVLTQVTSGSTTVSCSPITLAVAGVTNHGQKRPLVTPQAASEPKRPHVAQVPEPPPKVANPPSLTPASDRKKTKEQIAHLKASFLQSQFPDDAEVFRLIEVTGLARSEIKKWFSDHRYRCQRGIVHITSESLAKDQLALAASRHGRTYHAYPDFAPQKFKEKTQGQVKILEDSFLKSSFPTQAELDRLRVDTKLSRREIESWFSERRKLRDSMEQAVLDSMGASKKGQDVGAPNGALSRLDQLSGAQLAGSLPSPSPAITKSQEQVHLLRSTFARTQWPTPQEYDQLAAKTGLVRTEIVRWFKENRCLLKTGTLKWVEQSRHLAGEHGHGHGHDAAPRKAARAVAAESPKNGSEVAQPHYKDPKKLCEEDLEKLVPRGKVSNEPAKDGAPAKPSEGASDRSEGSSRDGPGSEENEESGVVDWVEVTVGEEDAVSDRSDSWSQTAAEGAAELAGSDSDSIPAEAGQA; encoded by the coding sequence ATGGCAAGCAAGCGAAAATCCACCACGCCGTGTATGGTTCGGACCCCACAAGTAGTAGAACAGGATGTGCCCGAGGAAGGAGACAGGgccaaagagaaaggaatcagcGCGCCACAGCCTGAAGCAGCCAAGGACAATTGGACAGTGGAACCCGAAAActcttccaaagaaaatgaagtgatCGAAGTGAAATCTACAGGGGAAAACCAATCCAAAAAACTCCAAGGTGGTTACGAATGCAAGTACTGCCCCTACTCCACGCAAAACCTGAATGAGTTCACGGAGCACGTTGACATGCAGCACCCCAACGTGATCCTCAACCCCCTCTATGTGTGTGCCGAATGTAACTTCACAACCAAAAAGTACGACTCCTTGTCCGACCACAACTCCAAGTTCCATCCCGGGGAGACCAACTTCAAGCTGAAGTTGATCAAGCGCAATAATCAGACTGTCTTGGAGCAGTCCATCGAAGCCACCAACCACGTCGTGTCCATCGCCGCCAGCGGCCCCACCAGCGGCGACGGTGATCCCGGCATCTCCGTGAGTAAGACGCCCATCATGAAGCCAGGGAAACCAAAAGCTGATGCCAAGAAGGTGCCCAAGAAGCCCGAGGAGGCCACCCCCGAAAACCACGTGGAGGGCACGGCCCGCCTGGTGACTGACGCGGCTGAGATCCTCTCGAGACTCGGAGGCGTGGAGCTCCTCCAGGACACGCTAGGACACGTCATGCCTTCTGTCCAGCTCCCACCAAATATCAACCTTGTCCCCAAGGTCCCCGTCCCGCTGAATACTACCAAATACAACTCTGCCCTGGACACGAATGCCACCATGATCAACTCCTTCAACAAGTTCCCTTACCCAACTCAGGCTGAGCTGTCCTGGCTGACCGCTGCCTCCAAGCACCCAGAGGAGCACATCAGAATCTGGTTCGCCACCCAGCGCTTAAAGCACGGCATCAGCTGGTCCccggaggaggtggaggaggcccGGAAAAAGATGTTTAATGGCACCATCCAGTCGGTACCCCCGACGATCACCGTGCTGCCAGCCCAGTTGGCGCCCACCAAGATGTCACAGCCCATCCTCCAGACAGCATTGCCGTGCCAGATTCTCGGCCAAACCAGCCTGGTGCTGACTCAGGTGACGAGCGGGTCGACGACCGTCTCTTGCTCCCCCATCACACTTGCCGTGGCCGGAGTGACCAACCACGGCCAGAAGAGACCTTTGGTGACTCCCCAGGCTGCCTCCGAGCCCAAGCGTCCACACGTCGCTCAGGTGCCAGAGCCCCCACCCAAGGTAGCCAACCCCCCTTCCCTGACCCCGGCCAGCGACCGCAAGAAGACAAAGGAGCAGATCGCGCATCTCAAGGCCAGCTTTCTCCAGAGCCAGTTCCCCGACGACGCGGAGGTCTTTCGGCTCATCGAGGTGACCGGCCTGGCCAGGAGCGAGATCAAGAAGTGGTTCAGCGACCACCGGTACCGGTGTCAAAGAGGCATCGTGCACATCACCAGCGAATCCCTTGCCAAAGACCAGCTGGCCCTCGCGGCCTCCCGACACGGCCGCACATACCACGCGTACCCAGACTTCGCCccacagaaattcaaagaaaaaaccCAGGGTCAGGTTAAGATCCTGGAAGACAGCTTTTTGAAAAGTTCCTTCCCGACCCAAGCGGAACTGGACAGGCTAAGGGTGGACACGAAACTCAGCAGAAGGGAGATCGAATCCTGGTTCTCGGAGAGACGGAAGCTTCGGGACAGCATGGAGCAAGCTGTCTTGGATTCCATGGGGGCCAGCAAAAAAGGCCAAGACGTGGGGGCCCCCAACGGTGCTCTGTCTCGGCTCGACCAGCTCTCCGGGGCCCAGTTAGCCggttccctgcccagcccctcaCCAGCAATTACGAAGAGTCAAGAACAGGTCCATCTCCTGCGGAGCACGTTCGCCAGAACCCAGTGGCCCACCCCCCAGGAGTATGACCAGTTAGCGGCCAAGACCGGCCTGGTCCGGACTGAAATCGTGCGTTGGTTCAAGGAGAACAGATGCTTGCTAAAAACCGGGACCTTGAAGTGGGTGGAGCAGTCCCGGCACCTAGCCGGCGAGCACGGTCACGGCCACGGGCACGACGCGGCGCCGAGGAAAGCCGCGAGAGCCGTCGCGGCCGAGAGCCCGAAGAATGGGAGCGAGGTGGCTCAGCCCCACTACAAGGACCCCAAAAAGCTCTGCGAGGAGGACTTGGAGAAGTTAGTACCCAGGGGGAAAGTGAGCAACGAGCCGGCAAAAGACGGTGCGCCGGCCAAGCCTTCGGAAGGCGCCTCAGACAGGTCTGAGGGCAGCAGCCGGGACGGACCCGGCAGCGAGGAGAACGAGGAGTCGGGCGTCGTGGATTGGGTGGAGGTCACGGTCGGAGAGGAGGACGCCGTCTCAGACCGGTCCGACAGCTGGAGTCAGACCGCAGCCGAAGGTGCCGCCGAACTGGCCGGCTCGGACTCGGACAGCATCCCGGCAGAGGCCGGCCAGGCCTAA